A single region of the Oleispira antarctica RB-8 genome encodes:
- the dusC gene encoding tRNA-dihydrouridine synthase C, which translates to MRIVLAPLEGVMDHTVRELLTGLGGYDLCITEFLRVSNNQLLPPRTFYQLAPELENNGFTPSGVPVRMQLLGSQPNTLAMNAQRAIELGSHGIDLNLGCPAKTVNKSKGGATLLKEPQLISDAVTAMRAVVPNDKTLSVKIRLGWDDPSCVHEIVDAIVQAGADEITIHARTKEDGYKADAIKWHYIAQVKERLAREDKHFSIIANGEIWTLADAINCRKVSSCDDLMIGRGALATPNLAAVIAGISDKMSWQGVVEMILNYRKVQVIGSKGHHYSSRAKQWLSQMRQSYPEANELFMPIRRIKKSDDMQVAIEGYLEALVTNKVSEWQRSLES; encoded by the coding sequence ATGCGCATTGTTTTAGCTCCGCTTGAAGGAGTCATGGATCATACTGTTCGTGAACTATTAACCGGTTTAGGCGGTTATGATTTATGCATAACAGAATTTTTAAGGGTATCAAATAACCAGTTATTGCCGCCGCGTACCTTCTATCAGTTGGCTCCCGAGTTGGAGAATAATGGTTTTACTCCTAGTGGTGTTCCCGTGCGTATGCAGTTATTGGGCTCGCAGCCTAATACTTTAGCGATGAATGCTCAGCGGGCTATTGAATTAGGCTCTCATGGCATTGATCTTAACTTAGGCTGCCCGGCAAAAACGGTGAATAAAAGCAAGGGTGGGGCGACGCTGTTAAAAGAACCCCAGCTTATTTCGGATGCCGTTACTGCGATGCGTGCAGTAGTGCCTAATGATAAAACCTTGTCAGTTAAAATCCGCTTAGGTTGGGATGATCCCAGTTGTGTACATGAAATCGTCGATGCGATTGTGCAAGCTGGGGCTGATGAGATTACGATTCATGCCCGCACCAAAGAGGATGGTTATAAAGCTGATGCGATTAAGTGGCATTACATTGCTCAGGTGAAAGAGCGACTGGCACGGGAAGATAAGCACTTCTCGATTATTGCTAATGGTGAAATCTGGACGCTTGCGGACGCGATTAATTGCCGTAAAGTATCAAGTTGTGACGACTTAATGATAGGCCGGGGCGCGCTAGCAACGCCCAATTTGGCGGCTGTTATCGCCGGTATTAGCGATAAAATGAGTTGGCAGGGTGTGGTCGAGATGATTTTGAATTATCGTAAAGTTCAAGTGATCGGCTCCAAAGGTCACCATTATTCTAGTCGAGCAAAACAGTGGTTGAGTCAGATGCGACAGTCGTATCCAGAAGCCAATGAATTATTTATGCCGATTCGCCGCATTAAGAAAAGCGATGATATGCAGGTGGCGATCGAAGGTTACTTGGAAGCATTGGTGACTAATAAAGTCAGTGAGTGGCAACGCTCATTAGAATCTTAG
- a CDS encoding Saccharopine dehydrogenase family protein, with protein MNSQYDVVIFGATSFVGQILVQYLADNFNKPGKETLNWAIAGRSHSKLMEVKAQVNQPELATIIADAHDEAAINAMCAQAKVIISTVGPYALYGETLVKVCAETGTDYCDLTGEVQWIDRMLKKYEATAKASGAHIVHCSGFDSIPSDMGVYFTQREAKNNLGEYCNNISMRVKAAKGGASGGTIASILNITKEVMKDPALRKDLVNPYLICPPGHNFKTRQFDTKKPTFDKNFNGWTAPFIMAGINTRIVFRSNALAGSPYGTDFKYDEAMLVGKGLKGRLTATGIVAGLGAFFVGAALKPTRWVLENYMLPKPGEGPTPKEQVEGYYDIRFIGKTPSGKEIHTKVIGQGDPGYGSTSQMLGQVGACLALDKDLLADKEGGFWTTSTLLGDRLIERLEKDAQLKFEVLS; from the coding sequence ATGAATTCACAATACGATGTCGTCATCTTTGGCGCTACCAGCTTTGTTGGCCAAATATTAGTGCAATATTTAGCCGATAATTTTAATAAGCCAGGCAAAGAAACACTAAACTGGGCCATTGCAGGCCGGTCTCATTCTAAATTGATGGAAGTCAAAGCACAGGTTAACCAACCCGAACTAGCTACCATCATTGCTGATGCACACGATGAAGCGGCGATTAACGCTATGTGTGCCCAAGCCAAGGTCATTATCTCGACTGTCGGCCCTTATGCGCTTTATGGCGAGACTTTAGTCAAGGTCTGCGCAGAGACAGGCACCGATTATTGCGACCTCACGGGTGAAGTGCAATGGATTGATCGCATGTTGAAAAAATACGAAGCCACCGCCAAAGCCAGTGGCGCACACATTGTTCATTGCAGTGGCTTTGATTCAATTCCTTCCGACATGGGTGTTTATTTTACTCAGCGTGAAGCGAAGAATAATTTGGGGGAGTATTGCAACAATATATCGATGCGGGTTAAGGCGGCTAAAGGCGGCGCATCAGGTGGCACGATTGCCAGTATTTTAAACATCACTAAAGAAGTGATGAAAGACCCTGCATTGAGAAAAGACTTGGTTAATCCTTATTTGATCTGCCCACCGGGGCATAACTTTAAAACTCGCCAATTTGATACGAAAAAACCTACTTTTGATAAAAACTTCAATGGCTGGACCGCACCTTTCATTATGGCTGGTATCAATACACGCATCGTATTCCGCTCAAATGCGTTAGCAGGTAGCCCATACGGCACTGACTTTAAATACGACGAAGCTATGTTAGTTGGTAAAGGATTGAAAGGACGTCTAACCGCAACGGGCATAGTGGCAGGATTAGGCGCCTTCTTTGTTGGCGCAGCTCTTAAACCAACGCGCTGGGTATTAGAGAACTACATGCTACCCAAGCCTGGGGAAGGTCCAACCCCAAAAGAACAAGTTGAAGGTTATTACGACATTCGCTTTATCGGCAAAACTCCTTCAGGAAAAGAAATACACACGAAGGTGATTGGCCAAGGCGATCCAGGTTACGGCTCTACCAGTCAAATGCTTGGCCAAGTCGGAGCTTGCTTAGCCCTAGACAAAGATTTATTAGCAGATAAGGAAGGCGGCTTTTGGACAACGTCGACCCTACTGGGTGATCGTTTAATTGAGCGCTTAGAAAAAGATGCACAGCTTAAGTTTGAAGTACTAAGCTAG
- the recD gene encoding Exonuclease V alpha-subunit: protein MTEHNNVTAIDQSATDPKSIDFNAGKSLKPWIKSIFEKGIGYENQSREFNLKAIDLELANSLCLNEISLSKKQSAKKQPISTHDETRLKLYAYLIIKLSQALSRGEVCIELSHLYDMPQKTGISYTDVLGYLQSFTTVHAIDVVKNSASLEQLSQQNPYDLVVNYPLVVMQGRLYFSRYWFYQQQVFYSISARLTEQKTTVNNELSATLQALFPETDNAQPNWQMLAAANACLNRFSVITGGPGTGKTTTVTRLLAALISQQPNLRIALAAPTGKAAARLVESILAAKAKLAQTFPLAEKIPVSSFTLHRLLGWRPNGFSYNHKKTLPYDLVIIDEASMVDLPMMAQLMEALGENTRLILLGDKDQLASVEAGSVLGDLCDSGVMVNGYHAHGLQAKRAKQLETLCGLQQDHLNQYVEANAPLMANSLTQLRVSHRFTSESGIGKLAAAVNAGQFKQVQQSFLQYEDIHSYTCLAAPFSKDNSAGVVEAEQAWQQQVINGYSQYLNAIEQGACPYDVLQLFNEFQLLCALRQGSSGLHALNERVQKLLQGRGLLNIDASANSRSASLEQNRWYVGRPVMISRNDYELNLFNGDIGIAMMVAGNDGRQELRVCFVAADSSAKSAVNKSVAEKSNVRQLLPTRLPDHETAFAMTVHKSQGSEFSDVALVLPENHSPVISRELIYTAITRGKKSFSLYSNDEVLAAGVNSQIERASGLRDLLFN, encoded by the coding sequence ATGACTGAACATAATAATGTAACCGCCATTGATCAAAGCGCCACTGATCCAAAATCCATCGATTTTAATGCAGGTAAAAGTTTAAAGCCTTGGATTAAATCGATTTTTGAAAAAGGCATTGGGTATGAAAATCAAAGTCGAGAATTTAATTTAAAGGCGATTGATTTAGAGTTAGCCAATAGCTTATGCCTGAATGAAATATCACTTTCTAAAAAGCAGTCTGCAAAAAAACAGCCGATAAGTACTCATGATGAAACCCGTCTTAAGCTTTACGCTTATTTGATCATTAAACTAAGTCAGGCGCTAAGTCGTGGCGAAGTCTGTATTGAACTTTCGCATTTATATGACATGCCGCAAAAAACAGGTATTAGTTATACTGATGTACTGGGTTATTTACAGAGTTTTACGACAGTGCATGCAATTGATGTCGTAAAAAACAGTGCCAGTTTAGAGCAACTGTCTCAGCAGAATCCTTATGACTTAGTCGTTAACTATCCTTTAGTTGTCATGCAAGGACGATTATATTTTTCTCGTTATTGGTTTTACCAACAGCAGGTTTTTTATTCCATTAGTGCGCGTTTAACCGAGCAGAAAACGACAGTTAATAATGAACTGAGTGCAACGTTACAGGCTTTATTTCCTGAGACCGATAATGCGCAGCCAAACTGGCAAATGTTAGCGGCGGCCAATGCCTGTTTAAACCGTTTTAGTGTTATTACCGGTGGCCCAGGAACAGGAAAAACCACGACGGTTACGCGCTTATTAGCGGCGTTAATCAGTCAGCAGCCTAACTTGCGTATCGCATTAGCGGCCCCAACAGGAAAAGCGGCGGCGCGGTTAGTTGAATCTATTTTAGCCGCCAAAGCCAAGCTTGCGCAGACGTTTCCTTTGGCCGAAAAAATTCCTGTCAGCAGTTTTACTCTGCATCGATTGCTGGGCTGGCGTCCTAATGGATTTTCATACAATCATAAGAAAACGTTACCTTATGATTTAGTGATTATTGACGAAGCTTCTATGGTTGATTTACCCATGATGGCTCAGCTAATGGAAGCCTTGGGAGAAAATACCCGTTTAATATTATTGGGTGATAAAGATCAGTTAGCCTCGGTAGAAGCTGGCAGTGTATTGGGCGACTTGTGTGATAGCGGTGTGATGGTTAATGGCTATCATGCTCATGGTTTGCAAGCGAAAAGGGCAAAGCAGCTAGAGACCCTTTGTGGACTTCAGCAAGATCATTTAAATCAGTATGTCGAAGCCAACGCGCCGTTAATGGCCAACAGTTTAACTCAGCTACGAGTGAGTCATCGCTTTACCAGTGAGTCAGGTATTGGCAAGCTTGCCGCGGCTGTGAATGCAGGTCAATTTAAACAGGTTCAGCAAAGTTTTCTGCAATATGAAGATATTCATTCTTATACTTGTTTAGCGGCGCCTTTTAGTAAAGATAATTCAGCGGGAGTTGTTGAGGCAGAACAAGCGTGGCAACAGCAAGTTATTAACGGCTACAGTCAATATTTAAATGCGATTGAGCAGGGTGCTTGTCCGTATGACGTTTTGCAGTTATTTAATGAGTTTCAATTATTATGCGCCTTGCGCCAAGGCAGCTCAGGTTTGCATGCGCTGAATGAGCGCGTGCAGAAATTGTTACAAGGGCGAGGGTTATTAAACATCGATGCAAGTGCCAATAGTCGTTCAGCTTCTTTAGAGCAAAACCGCTGGTATGTCGGTCGCCCTGTTATGATCAGTCGCAATGATTACGAATTGAATTTATTTAACGGTGATATTGGTATTGCGATGATGGTGGCTGGGAATGATGGCCGCCAAGAATTAAGAGTGTGTTTTGTTGCCGCCGATTCAAGCGCTAAGTCTGCCGTTAACAAGTCAGTCGCTGAAAAATCAAACGTACGTCAGTTATTACCGACACGTTTGCCAGATCATGAAACAGCGTTTGCGATGACGGTTCATAAAAGTCAGGGCTCTGAGTTTTCGGATGTCGCTTTGGTATTGCCTGAGAATCACTCGCCAGTGATTAGTCGTGAATTAATTTATACGGCGATCACCCGTGGTAAGAAGAGTTTTTCTTTATATTCAAATGATGAGGTACTTGCGGCGGGGGTTAATTCGCAGATCGAGCGGGCGAGTGGTTTGCGGGATTTGTTGTTCAACTAA
- the recB gene encoding Exodeoxyribonuclease V, beta subunit: MKILQADSFPLLGKSLIEASAGTGKTYTIANLYLRVLLGDHSLGLKSVDRILVVTFTRAATEELRGRIRDRIRELYEDVLRLVQNPKSAVDDEVKALILRTQANFYSEEQQDKLSLTDWLQANLSQMDESSVFTIHGFCQRILKQFAFDSGVGFESEMILDAQEYLRRAAQDYWRELAYPMDQEQLTALLGQVSSPEDVFWKVRGWLQQEDIELLPKAKSNLDFSGAWLKAKSSYDAAVHVWQELTAQDLNDLIENSGVDKRSFSKSTRPKRIAAAKAFFSSAATSTGPCFVGKVPKDVLELGQENLFIKTKKGEAPEHQAFRLIDQLASDCEQMTAVLPHHMLAQVKAKFWASMEQANLMNPDDLLRLLANALRGSHGEALAEHIRQQYPFAMIDEFQDTDSLQYEIFNQVYSQEDSSGLYMIGDPKQAIYSFRGADIFTYLQAGQSLGEDRRFTLNKNWRSHTDLVSATNELFARHNEPFVLPGKIEFQSVLASGKSDKGFFHYRGLKKCAPLHLLLNSEGTNRDHGRYNAAEMCAKSIQQLLLKGCLNSEESSKAINSGDIAVLVHNRKQAKLVKDNLKQLGINSVFLSRDSVLNSTEARDLLRWLNAIAEPQNERLLRNALACESLDYDAHYLASLLDDEARWETELAQLYQLRERFNQRGVMAFIMSWLEMKPGGDNNTNEVDADPLAVRLRKQADGERKLTNFLHLGEVLQQASRELGIQSGFYNTDGKGLLTLLRWYSERCQNALLNQSEEQQIRLESDANLVQIVTIHKSKGLQYPVVFLPFCWDEDNNAVRFDAVYHTEKQEGESGTKSVLTINTKADSEAKKKHVAEVRAEAMRLLYVALTRAEQACFVQLENVVKHLKAGPKGLLMNSAIGYLLEQESVSIDGLRERFSEVIDEGKLSLNYYSDWLAEMESITAIEKEVAGDTAPLTLAKFNGKVWDNWRLTSYSQLAQLDNKADAEHVQTHIDSSHSSDIVLDSGSQFDSEAEILTSALNTEDNSDYQNYNTEEAEALESLELEGEAELEKKLTPFDFPKGATPGTCLHGILENWDFVDGEQLEEQIGNQLKFYGIDEDFSAMLKDWMRQVVDQPLVDAQCCLADISESNRLVEMEFYLPMTEIRASGVMPLLDGRRLAFEPMRGQLKGFIDLIFRHDGRYYVADYKSNYLGDQISDYQPAALIDAMEHHQYDLQYWIYSIAVDQYLSRRIPDYDYETHFGGVYYFFLRGMNGKSDGEGVFFTRPEKAQLDKWRNWLLGDESSSQPRAADSHKKLDRKSDEKIVKKADMKTDNNQMGLF; the protein is encoded by the coding sequence ATGAAAATATTACAAGCTGATAGTTTTCCTCTGCTGGGAAAAAGTCTAATTGAAGCCAGTGCCGGTACGGGCAAAACCTATACCATTGCCAACTTGTATCTTCGTGTTTTATTAGGTGATCACTCTTTAGGTTTGAAGTCTGTCGATCGTATTCTTGTGGTTACCTTTACACGAGCTGCGACGGAAGAATTACGTGGCCGTATTCGTGATCGTATACGAGAGCTGTATGAAGATGTATTGCGTCTTGTTCAAAATCCAAAAAGTGCCGTTGATGATGAAGTAAAAGCCTTAATCCTTCGCACCCAAGCTAATTTCTACAGTGAAGAGCAACAAGATAAACTGTCTCTCACCGACTGGTTACAAGCTAACTTATCGCAAATGGATGAATCGTCTGTTTTTACCATTCATGGATTCTGCCAACGCATATTAAAACAATTCGCCTTTGACAGTGGTGTGGGTTTTGAATCTGAAATGATTTTAGATGCACAAGAATATTTACGCCGTGCTGCGCAAGATTATTGGCGTGAGCTTGCCTATCCCATGGATCAAGAGCAGCTAACGGCCTTGCTCGGGCAAGTCTCCAGTCCAGAAGATGTATTCTGGAAAGTACGAGGTTGGTTGCAGCAAGAAGATATAGAATTATTACCCAAAGCCAAATCGAATTTAGACTTCTCGGGGGCATGGTTAAAGGCTAAATCAAGTTATGACGCGGCCGTGCACGTTTGGCAAGAATTAACCGCGCAAGATCTGAATGATTTGATTGAGAATTCAGGTGTTGATAAACGTAGCTTCTCTAAGTCTACGCGACCTAAACGTATTGCGGCGGCTAAAGCCTTCTTTTCTTCTGCGGCGACTTCTACCGGTCCTTGCTTTGTCGGCAAAGTCCCGAAAGATGTATTAGAGCTTGGTCAAGAAAACCTATTTATTAAAACTAAAAAAGGCGAGGCGCCAGAGCATCAAGCATTTCGCTTGATTGATCAGCTCGCCAGTGACTGTGAACAAATGACGGCGGTATTGCCTCATCACATGTTGGCGCAGGTAAAAGCTAAGTTTTGGGCCTCGATGGAACAAGCGAATTTAATGAATCCTGATGATTTATTACGCTTGTTAGCGAATGCTTTACGCGGTTCTCATGGTGAAGCGCTGGCTGAACATATTCGCCAGCAATATCCTTTTGCTATGATTGATGAGTTTCAAGATACCGACAGCTTGCAGTATGAAATTTTTAATCAGGTATACAGCCAAGAAGACAGCTCAGGTCTGTATATGATTGGCGATCCTAAGCAGGCGATTTACAGTTTTCGCGGTGCTGATATTTTTACGTATCTGCAAGCGGGGCAGTCATTAGGTGAAGACCGTCGTTTTACGTTAAACAAAAACTGGCGTAGCCATACTGATCTAGTATCCGCTACCAATGAGCTGTTTGCGCGCCATAATGAACCTTTTGTATTGCCGGGGAAAATTGAGTTTCAGTCAGTATTAGCGTCGGGTAAATCTGATAAAGGTTTCTTTCATTATCGTGGGTTAAAGAAATGCGCTCCGCTGCACTTATTATTAAATTCAGAAGGCACTAATCGTGATCATGGTCGCTATAATGCCGCTGAAATGTGCGCTAAGAGTATCCAGCAGTTATTACTAAAAGGCTGTCTTAACTCAGAAGAAAGCTCTAAAGCTATTAACTCCGGTGATATTGCTGTTCTGGTACATAACCGAAAGCAAGCCAAGCTGGTAAAAGATAATTTAAAGCAGTTAGGGATTAATAGCGTATTTTTATCTCGCGATAGCGTTTTAAATTCAACTGAAGCGCGAGATTTATTACGCTGGTTAAATGCCATTGCCGAGCCTCAAAACGAGCGCCTTCTACGTAATGCTCTAGCGTGTGAGAGCTTAGATTATGACGCGCATTATTTAGCCTCGTTATTGGATGATGAAGCGCGCTGGGAAACTGAGCTGGCCCAGTTATATCAATTGCGTGAACGATTTAATCAGCGTGGGGTTATGGCCTTTATCATGTCTTGGTTAGAAATGAAGCCAGGTGGTGACAATAATACTAATGAAGTTGATGCCGATCCTCTGGCTGTTCGATTGCGTAAGCAAGCTGATGGCGAGCGTAAGCTCACCAACTTTTTACACTTGGGTGAAGTCCTGCAGCAGGCGAGTCGTGAATTGGGTATTCAATCGGGTTTTTATAATACCGACGGTAAGGGGTTATTAACCTTATTACGTTGGTATTCTGAGCGTTGTCAAAATGCCTTATTGAATCAATCAGAAGAGCAACAAATTCGTTTAGAAAGTGACGCGAACTTGGTGCAGATTGTTACCATTCACAAGAGCAAAGGTTTGCAGTATCCGGTGGTATTTTTACCCTTCTGTTGGGATGAAGATAACAATGCGGTGAGATTCGATGCGGTTTATCATACGGAAAAACAAGAGGGCGAATCAGGGACTAAATCAGTCTTAACCATCAATACCAAAGCGGATTCAGAGGCGAAGAAAAAGCATGTGGCAGAAGTACGTGCTGAAGCCATGCGATTATTGTATGTGGCATTAACCCGTGCTGAGCAAGCGTGTTTTGTTCAGCTTGAGAATGTTGTGAAGCATTTGAAGGCTGGGCCTAAAGGCTTACTGATGAATTCGGCTATTGGTTATTTACTAGAGCAAGAGTCGGTCAGCATCGATGGTTTAAGAGAGCGCTTTAGTGAGGTGATTGATGAAGGCAAGTTATCGCTGAATTATTACTCTGATTGGTTAGCTGAAATGGAGAGTATTACGGCTATCGAAAAAGAGGTTGCCGGCGATACAGCACCCTTAACCTTAGCTAAATTTAACGGCAAAGTTTGGGATAATTGGCGCTTAACCAGTTATAGCCAGCTGGCCCAGTTAGATAACAAAGCCGATGCTGAACATGTTCAAACTCATATCGATAGCAGTCATAGCAGCGATATTGTGCTCGATTCGGGCAGTCAATTTGATAGCGAAGCTGAAATTTTAACATCGGCTCTGAATACAGAAGATAACTCTGACTATCAAAATTATAATACTGAAGAGGCTGAAGCTTTAGAAAGCTTAGAGTTAGAAGGCGAAGCAGAGCTAGAAAAAAAGCTAACGCCGTTTGATTTCCCCAAAGGCGCAACCCCAGGAACCTGTTTGCACGGTATTCTGGAAAATTGGGATTTTGTTGATGGTGAGCAGTTAGAAGAACAGATTGGCAACCAATTAAAGTTCTATGGCATTGATGAAGATTTTTCGGCCATGTTGAAGGATTGGATGCGACAGGTTGTAGATCAGCCCTTAGTAGACGCTCAATGTTGTTTAGCAGATATTAGTGAGAGTAATCGCCTGGTTGAAATGGAATTCTATCTGCCAATGACCGAGATTCGTGCTTCAGGTGTTATGCCGTTATTAGACGGACGTCGCTTAGCTTTTGAACCTATGCGAGGCCAGCTGAAAGGGTTTATCGATTTAATATTCCGTCATGACGGACGGTATTATGTGGCGGATTATAAATCGAATTATCTCGGTGATCAGATCAGTGATTATCAACCAGCGGCGTTAATCGATGCGATGGAGCATCATCAATACGATTTACAGTATTGGATTTACAGTATTGCGGTTGACCAATATCTGAGTCGTCGTATCCCTGATTATGATTATGAAACGCATTTTGGTGGAGTCTATTATTTCTTCTTGCGTGGCATGAACGGAAAATCTGATGGCGAGGGCGTGTTTTTTACTCGCCCAGAAAAAGCCCAATTAGATAAGTGGCGGAATTGGTTGCTGGGGGATGAATCTTCAAGCCAACCCCGTGCGGCTGATAGCCATAAGAAATTAGATAGAAAATCAGACGAAAAAATAGTCAAGAAAGCAGATATGAAAACCGATAATAATCAAATGGGGTTGTTCTAA